One Candidatus Kryptobacter tengchongensis DNA segment encodes these proteins:
- a CDS encoding NADH dehydrogenase subunit K, whose protein sequence is MIPLSWYLFLSLILFTIGVLGVLIRRNAIVIFMCIELMLNSVNLALVGFSSYIGNEIGQMLVFFVMVVAAAEVSVGLAIVIAIFRNRLTVNIDEINLLKW, encoded by the coding sequence ATGATACCTCTATCGTGGTATTTATTTTTGAGTTTAATTCTTTTTACAATTGGCGTTCTCGGCGTTCTGATAAGAAGGAATGCGATCGTCATATTTATGTGCATTGAATTAATGTTAAACTCTGTCAATCTCGCACTTGTTGGGTTTTCAAGCTACATTGGAAATGAGATTGGTCAGATGCTTGTATTTTTTGTCATGGTTGTCGCAGCTGCTGAGGTCTCCGTTGGTCTTGCGATTGTAATTGCAATTTTCAGAAACAGGTTAACCGTAAACATTGACGAGATCAATTTATTAAAATGGTAA
- a CDS encoding NADH-quinone oxidoreductase subunit J, with the protein MTLQALVFFVLAFVSIASAILMITRANPVKSAIFLIINFLSLSILYLTLNAQFIAIIQVLVYAGAIMVLFVFVIMLLNLQDEKRLSDKFDIKRLIAFIFVLLVFVKIALGLVSSTSGRFLKQAENSLELGKIEFIGEKLFTNYILPFEITSLILVVAIVGAITLAKRKFE; encoded by the coding sequence ATGACTTTACAAGCACTTGTTTTTTTTGTTCTCGCTTTTGTTTCAATTGCTTCTGCAATTTTGATGATAACCCGAGCTAACCCCGTAAAAAGTGCAATTTTTTTAATCATCAATTTCTTATCCCTTTCAATTTTATATCTAACTTTAAATGCCCAATTCATAGCGATCATTCAAGTCCTCGTGTATGCCGGGGCGATAATGGTTTTGTTTGTGTTCGTAATAATGTTGCTGAATCTTCAAGATGAGAAAAGGTTAAGTGATAAGTTTGATATAAAAAGATTAATTGCTTTTATTTTTGTTTTGCTTGTCTTTGTTAAAATTGCACTTGGGCTTGTGAGTTCCACAAGTGGAAGATTTCTTAAACAGGCTGAGAACTCTCTTGAACTTGGGAAAATTGAATTTATCGGTGAAAAACTTTTTACAAACTATATCCTGCCGTTTGAGATAACTTCGTTGATTTTAGTCGTTGCCATAGTTGGCGCAATAACCCTCGCTAAAAGAAAATTTGAATGA
- a CDS encoding NADH dehydrogenase subunit M — translation MEWLQKHILSLIIFLPLLGALLISLINNGRKNLIKFLGILFSTLTFVLSVYVFIKYEPQKIGFQFVEFYPWIKSLDIAYRVGIDGISLLLLVLTTFLTPVGLLSTWGSVEKRVKGYVIMFLLLETGMNGVFCAIDTFLFYIFWEVMLIPMYFIIGIWGGENRIYAAVKFVIYTMVGSLLMLVAIIALGNFASQINGQFTGDLQKLYEIAPKVSLNAQILMFLAFTLSFAIKVPLFPFHTWLPDAHVEAPTAGSVILAGVLLKMGTYGILRFSIPLFPDATFIFLPYIATLAVIGIIYGALVSFVQPDLKKLVAYSSVSHLGFVVLGLMGLTIESVQGGLIQMVNHGLSTGALFMLVGMIYDRRHTRMIEEFGGLARIMPIYATLFMIVALSSLGLPGLNGFVGEFLILLGSFKSKFLGTSAFAIFASTGVILAAVYLLTAYQRIFFGKVTKPENEKIKDLNLREAISLVLVLIFIVWIGIYPNTFLKKSEPSVKKIVEQMEKYRSGVFRAQR, via the coding sequence ATGGAGTGGCTTCAAAAACATATTTTAAGTTTGATAATTTTTCTACCACTTCTCGGCGCACTTTTGATTTCGCTTATAAACAACGGAAGGAAAAATCTAATAAAATTTCTTGGCATACTTTTCTCAACCTTAACATTTGTTCTTTCTGTTTATGTTTTTATAAAGTATGAGCCACAAAAGATTGGTTTTCAATTTGTTGAGTTTTATCCGTGGATTAAATCACTTGACATTGCATACAGAGTTGGGATTGATGGAATTTCGCTTTTGCTTTTGGTTTTAACGACATTTTTAACACCTGTTGGACTGCTTTCAACATGGGGCTCGGTTGAGAAAAGAGTTAAAGGATATGTAATTATGTTCCTTTTGCTTGAAACTGGGATGAACGGAGTTTTTTGTGCGATTGATACATTTCTTTTTTATATCTTTTGGGAAGTTATGTTGATACCGATGTATTTTATAATCGGGATATGGGGTGGAGAAAATAGAATTTATGCAGCTGTTAAGTTCGTGATTTATACCATGGTTGGAAGTTTGCTTATGCTTGTTGCAATCATAGCGCTTGGAAATTTTGCCTCACAAATCAATGGACAATTTACGGGCGATTTACAAAAGCTTTATGAAATTGCACCCAAAGTTTCCTTAAACGCCCAAATTTTGATGTTTCTTGCTTTCACATTAAGTTTTGCGATAAAAGTTCCACTTTTCCCCTTTCATACCTGGCTTCCCGATGCCCATGTTGAAGCGCCAACTGCTGGAAGCGTTATTCTTGCTGGTGTCCTTCTAAAGATGGGAACCTATGGAATTTTGAGGTTTTCTATCCCACTGTTTCCTGATGCGACATTTATCTTTTTACCTTACATTGCTACCTTGGCTGTAATTGGAATAATTTACGGTGCCCTTGTTTCATTCGTTCAACCAGATCTTAAAAAACTTGTTGCTTATTCATCTGTAAGCCATCTTGGCTTCGTTGTGCTTGGATTGATGGGATTAACAATTGAAAGCGTTCAAGGCGGTTTGATCCAGATGGTAAATCATGGATTATCAACAGGGGCTTTGTTTATGCTCGTGGGAATGATCTATGATAGGCGTCATACAAGGATGATTGAGGAATTTGGAGGGCTTGCTCGCATAATGCCAATTTATGCAACACTTTTTATGATAGTGGCTCTTTCATCGCTTGGCTTGCCTGGGTTAAATGGCTTCGTTGGCGAATTTCTAATTTTACTTGGTTCTTTTAAGTCAAAGTTCCTGGGCACATCAGCGTTTGCCATTTTTGCTTCAACAGGGGTGATTCTTGCTGCTGTTTATCTTCTCACCGCATATCAGAGAATTTTCTTTGGAAAAGTTACAAAACCTGAGAATGAAAAGATAAAAGATTTAAATCTCCGCGAAGCGATTTCGCTTGTTCTGGTGTTAATTTTTATAGTATGGATTGGTATTTACCCAAATACATTTTTGAAAAAGTCTGAACCAAGTGTGAAGAAAATTGTTGAACAAATGGAAAAATATCGCTCTGGTGTTTTCAGAGCTCAGAGATGA
- a CDS encoding NADH dehydrogenase subunit L, translating to MHSYIGLSLLFPLIGFIINGLFGWRIKNEKIIGWFGSLTVGASFVVSFLIYLELIGLPFYERKFIVEYLSWIKTGGLDVSFSYLVDPLSILMAMVVTGVGFLIHVYSIGYMHGDKGFARFFAYLNLFIFMMLTLVLADNYLLMFLGWEGVGLCSYLLIGFWYDKPFEKMTTSDAGRKAFIVNRIGDFGFLLGLFLMYKYFGSLNFNTVFSIADKLQAGDTTVFWITLLLFVGATGKSAQIPLYVWLPDAMAGPTPVSALIHAATMVTAGVYMIARSSILYALAPTTMEIVAIIGALTAVYAASMGLVQNGIKKILAYSTISQLGYMFLAMGVGAFSAGIFHLMTHAFFKALLFLGAGAVMHALDNEEDIQKMGGLKKHLPITYKTFFIASLAISGIPPLSGFFSKDEILWGAYSQGSFWLWLLGAIGAFMTAFYMFRLVTLVFETSPRYGAKHPHEAPKVMTVPLLILGFFSIVSGFVGIPESFGVKNLFHHWLEPVFENANAKLTFESIHSHSTEFFLMFISVLIGLGGILLARYLYLNRIETVRKLTQSFYGIYKLLYNKYYVDEIYDLVVVKPVKWGSEKLLWKFFDVKIIDGFVNGSARLTSAISSVIRFVQNGIVQFYAVVFVIGILIILWLIF from the coding sequence ATGCACAGCTATATTGGGCTTTCACTCTTGTTCCCGTTAATTGGTTTTATCATCAATGGGTTATTTGGCTGGAGGATAAAAAATGAGAAAATAATTGGCTGGTTTGGTAGTTTAACAGTTGGCGCATCATTTGTTGTCTCATTTCTTATTTATCTTGAGCTTATAGGTTTGCCATTTTATGAGAGAAAATTTATAGTAGAGTATTTATCTTGGATAAAGACAGGCGGATTGGATGTTTCTTTTTCTTATCTTGTTGATCCGCTTTCAATTTTAATGGCTATGGTTGTAACAGGAGTTGGATTTCTGATTCATGTTTATTCAATTGGGTATATGCACGGGGACAAGGGGTTTGCACGATTTTTCGCTTATCTAAATCTTTTCATCTTCATGATGCTTACGCTTGTTCTTGCGGATAACTATTTACTTATGTTTCTTGGATGGGAAGGTGTTGGTTTATGTTCTTATCTTTTGATCGGATTTTGGTATGATAAACCTTTTGAAAAAATGACAACAAGCGATGCGGGTAGAAAAGCATTCATTGTAAACAGAATTGGCGATTTCGGCTTTTTACTTGGATTGTTCTTAATGTATAAATATTTTGGCAGTTTGAATTTCAACACGGTCTTTTCAATAGCAGATAAACTTCAAGCTGGGGATACAACCGTTTTTTGGATAACATTGCTATTGTTTGTTGGTGCAACTGGTAAGTCAGCTCAAATTCCGCTTTATGTTTGGCTTCCAGATGCAATGGCTGGACCAACGCCAGTTAGTGCCTTAATTCACGCTGCTACTATGGTGACAGCGGGAGTTTATATGATAGCTCGCTCATCTATTTTATACGCGCTTGCTCCAACAACTATGGAAATCGTTGCAATAATTGGAGCTTTGACAGCTGTTTATGCAGCTTCTATGGGTCTTGTTCAAAATGGGATTAAAAAAATCCTTGCTTATTCAACGATAAGTCAGCTTGGTTATATGTTTCTCGCCATGGGAGTTGGGGCATTTTCAGCTGGCATATTTCATTTGATGACACATGCCTTCTTTAAAGCTTTGCTATTCCTTGGCGCTGGTGCAGTGATGCACGCGCTTGATAACGAAGAGGATATTCAAAAGATGGGCGGATTAAAGAAACATCTTCCTATAACTTATAAAACTTTCTTCATAGCTTCGCTTGCTATCTCTGGTATTCCCCCACTTTCTGGATTCTTCAGCAAAGATGAGATACTTTGGGGAGCTTATTCACAAGGTTCATTCTGGCTTTGGCTTCTCGGGGCTATTGGTGCGTTTATGACCGCTTTTTATATGTTCCGCCTTGTCACTCTTGTCTTTGAAACATCACCGAGATATGGAGCAAAGCATCCTCATGAGGCACCAAAAGTTATGACAGTTCCCTTGCTCATACTTGGATTTTTCTCAATAGTTTCTGGATTCGTTGGAATCCCCGAATCTTTCGGTGTTAAAAATTTATTCCATCACTGGCTTGAGCCCGTATTTGAAAATGCGAATGCAAAACTTACATTTGAGTCCATACATTCTCATTCAACAGAATTCTTCCTTATGTTTATCTCTGTGTTAATAGGACTTGGCGGTATATTACTTGCAAGATATCTTTACTTAAATCGCATTGAGACGGTTAGAAAATTAACTCAAAGCTTCTACGGAATTTATAAATTGCTTTACAATAAGTATTATGTTGACGAAATTTATGATTTAGTTGTGGTAAAACCCGTTAAGTGGGGAAGCGAGAAATTGCTGTGGAAATTTTTTGATGTCAAAATTATTGATGGCTTTGTTAATGGAAGTGCAAGACTTACATCAGCGATAAGTTCTGTGATTCGCTTTGTTCAAAATGGCATAGTTCAATTTTACGCTGTAGTTTTCGTGATAGGGATTTTAATTATCCTATGGCTTATCTTCTGA
- a CDS encoding Putative porin, protein MKTLTLLFLLVNLHLLAQSKQDTINFYPIAEFNLSFGKTELHFKQLETYDYKFAWDIFNLILNSPSNELGENGKPVNLNFNFIDMRSSNFFLNGRSLNGYIYPYQLFHMLPLDNIYKIEMLYNFSSPIFQNSNSSASNFIFKNIFTQRPITRVRYIEDAYDFIATDVSFTHNFHKNLNLTFGFRRSVSAGRFTNSQHDAWNFFINSFWIPLKNLKISLLNIYTTAKTGLNGGIDTMRVSPSAENIIYNERVASVIEEASSLLSKRNDLTISSLFQVNSISVIDFILYHTFQTDKLTLRKDPNERNSNFYGLRLNFKTSISSAEMNMGFEIQKNNLKISLLNDTLATGYIPSGSKSISSFSAFLNSRFSIGYFNIYPFVRVENLSGEMSLNYGLGVEMNLKNLKPYAGFSHSHRIPTLFEQFISGSSDFEKHQVYEAGLKVKGGNFSLDIKIQNRRVFDFLVFCDSISYRTYIKRTFGEANFSFKLWKLNLDLNSSLILNKIPKPYPKYLLKAEFYFEGKLTRTLIVKLGARARASDKFNSFRFINSSLLFVESRYEMRKFTTIDLFISGRVKNAVIFLTFANITNARYMTTAFYPMQDRSLRFGVIWTFFD, encoded by the coding sequence ATGAAAACCCTCACGCTTCTATTTCTGCTTGTAAATCTTCATCTTTTGGCTCAATCAAAACAAGATACGATCAATTTTTATCCAATTGCTGAATTTAATCTTTCCTTCGGGAAAACTGAACTTCACTTTAAGCAACTTGAAACATACGATTATAAATTTGCATGGGATATTTTCAATTTAATTTTAAATTCTCCTTCAAACGAACTTGGGGAAAATGGGAAACCTGTGAATTTAAATTTTAACTTCATTGACATGCGTTCATCAAATTTCTTCCTCAACGGCAGAAGCCTTAACGGTTATATCTACCCATACCAACTTTTTCACATGCTTCCTCTTGATAACATTTATAAAATTGAAATGCTTTATAATTTTTCATCGCCAATTTTCCAGAATTCAAATTCTTCCGCCTCAAACTTCATTTTTAAAAATATCTTCACTCAAAGACCAATTACAAGGGTTCGCTATATTGAAGATGCCTACGATTTCATTGCAACGGATGTAAGTTTCACGCATAACTTTCATAAAAATTTGAATTTAACTTTTGGATTTCGCAGAAGCGTCTCGGCAGGCAGATTTACAAATTCCCAACATGACGCATGGAATTTTTTTATAAACTCGTTCTGGATTCCTTTGAAAAACCTGAAGATATCACTTCTTAACATTTATACAACGGCGAAAACTGGATTGAACGGCGGAATTGATACGATGAGAGTATCACCAAGTGCTGAAAACATAATCTATAACGAAAGGGTTGCATCGGTCATTGAAGAAGCTTCATCTTTGTTATCAAAGCGAAACGATTTGACGATCTCATCGCTTTTTCAAGTTAATTCAATCAGTGTGATTGATTTTATACTTTATCACACATTCCAAACCGATAAACTTACGCTTAGGAAAGACCCAAACGAAAGAAACTCAAACTTTTACGGATTGAGATTAAACTTTAAAACATCTATCTCTTCTGCCGAAATGAATATGGGGTTTGAAATTCAAAAGAATAATTTAAAAATCTCACTATTGAACGACACACTTGCAACTGGTTATATCCCATCTGGTTCAAAGTCAATTTCATCTTTCTCTGCATTTTTAAACTCAAGGTTTAGTATCGGCTATTTTAACATTTATCCATTTGTTAGAGTTGAAAATCTTTCTGGCGAAATGAGTTTAAATTATGGACTTGGTGTTGAAATGAATTTAAAAAATCTCAAGCCCTACGCTGGCTTTTCACATTCGCACAGGATTCCAACTTTGTTTGAGCAGTTTATAAGTGGTTCTTCTGATTTTGAGAAACATCAAGTTTATGAGGCGGGTTTAAAAGTAAAGGGAGGAAATTTTTCACTTGATATCAAAATTCAAAACAGGAGAGTTTTTGATTTTCTTGTTTTTTGCGATTCAATATCTTACAGAACTTACATCAAACGAACATTCGGCGAAGCAAATTTTAGTTTTAAACTATGGAAGCTTAATTTGGATTTGAATTCATCTTTGATTCTTAACAAGATACCTAAACCTTATCCTAAATATCTTTTAAAGGCGGAGTTTTACTTTGAGGGTAAATTGACCCGAACCTTAATTGTGAAGTTGGGAGCAAGGGCAAGGGCATCTGATAAATTTAACTCTTTCAGATTTATAAATTCATCGCTTTTATTTGTTGAAAGCAGATATGAAATGAGAAAATTTACAACGATTGATCTATTCATAAGCGGAAGGGTTAAAAATGCAGTTATATTCCTGACATTTGCCAACATCACAAACGCAAGATATATGACCACGGCGTTCTATCCAATGCAGGATAGAAGCTTAAGATTTGGAGTTATATGGACATTTTTTGATTAA